CCACCTGTATTGCTATTCCGATCATAGAGTGGAAAATTGCTGCTTGATACCTCCAGTCTAATACGATGGCCTACCCTAAATACATTTGAAGTGGCCCCAATATTAATTACTAATTTATACTTCTTATTAGGTTCCATTAGTTCAGGATCAGACATCGAATCACGGTAGCGTGTCCTGAGTATTCCCTCTGACAAAATTTCAGCTCTACCATCAGGGTACACATCCACAAGCTTTCCGGTAAAATCAGTATCCACAGCAGAAGAAGAAATATAAAGGACTAATTGAATAGGTCCAGTGACTTCAAGAGAAGCTTCTAACGGGTTGGTTGTGTAGCATAAAACATCTTTTCTCTTCTCTACTATCAGCTGATCACGTGGGCCAGCACTATATTCAGCTGGAAGGATTACTGTGCTTGCTTCTGTTTCGGCTCTACATTCAAGGTGCTGCAATGCTCCACCAAAGGTAGGAACAGGATATGAAGGATCATATCTATAAGTATCTTCAGGTTCATTTTCAGGTGGTTGTAAAGACAGGTTTCCATCGCCATTAGCAGTATTGGCCTTCCCATTACTTCGAAGATAGTATTTCTTATACTTCGTATCAGGAAGAGGCCAGTCTTCTTCATCTCTCCAAGAATCAATACCCATAACGAAAATTTTTACAGGCTTTTCTGGTTCATTAGAGAAATCTTTTCCCTTTAACCATCGATCAAACCAATCCAGATGTAGCTGAGTAATAAATGCATCCCTGTTAGCGTGGCTACCATAGGTTCTCTCTGGAAATACACCCGTTTTTACCCGATGTGTCCATGGGCCGATAACTAATCTTTGGTTTTGACGAGTACTATTTGGCTGCCACCTCTTTTTGTAATCCCCTGATAATTATCAAGTGTCCCATTTAAAAAAATATCGTACCATCCACCTATATGCAGGACAGGCACTGTTACTTTATCATAATGTTCTCTTATTGCAGCTGTTTTCCAATAATCATCATAACTAGGATGGTTCAGCCAATCTTTGTAAACTTTCCATGCCTTTGCGAGTGGCGTATTCACGAGAGGAAGCGAATCAACATCAAATGCTATTTTATTCTTATCTTGTTTAACATATCGACTTAAGACATGATTATTGAACATTCTTGTTGCCCATCCTGTTGCCCCAGCTAGTTGGAGTGCTCCTCCTCTATAGGTAAGACCTTCAAATGCATCTGCTGGGGTTACCTCAGTTATCATCACACAAAGTCCATCAGGTTGTTTCTGAGCAGCAAATAATTGAGTTGCGCCATGATAGGACCTGCCAATCATACCAATTTTTCCATTACACCATGGCTGCTGTCTAACCCAATTTATCAAATCTTCTCCATCCTCCGGCTCCTGAAAAAACGGGATGAATTCACCTTCAGAAGAAGCCGTACCTCGAACGTCTTGAACGACATAAATATAACCCGCTTGAACAATCTTTAAGATTTCTGGACTCGATATATATTTAGTTGAGTTTTTATTATAAGGCAACCTTCGGATTAAGGTAGGTAAAGGTTCATTTGTATCAGGTCTATAGATATCCGTTGCAAGGCTTACGTTATCCCGCATAGGTACCATAATATCTTTCTCTATCGTCAATTTCATTGTATTTGGTTCTCCTTTCCCGGTTGAAACTCTATACAATACGGTAGAAATGTAGTAAAACACCACCTTGGGGATGCTTGCTTTTTGTACCAATAAAAGTTGAGTGATTTAACCAATTTAGCCTGCTATCTGTTGAAACCTCGAAACTAGGTGTAGTCCTGACGTAATACTCAGATGGGTCAATAATTTCTCCACTTCGTTGTCTTTCGATAATGTCTGAAGTAAGAGAAATCGCTCCTTGATTTAATACAGATATCATCGTTCCATCTTTTTCTTGAATAGTATAGCGTGCATATAATTCTCCAGTACCATCTGGACGTTTAAGATTCCAATCTGCTCCTCCAGGTAACACATCTCCTTTTAATTCAGGACCTTTAAAGGTACCACCAACTATGGGGATTACTCGCCTATAACCCTGAGGAACATCACCAATCACATAGGGTTTACCTATTTTAGCGTGCAACTCCATGATAAATTCATATCCAATTGTCATTGAATATTCTCTCCTTTTTCTACACTACTGTCTGTTGGCTTTGAATTATTTTTCCATGATCGATAAGTGGAAAATCCAAAAACTAACAGAATCAAACAAATCAAAATAAGAGCTGTAGGTCCGGTATAAAATACGTTATATTCCCCTTTTGACAGCATCAATGATCTTCGAAAGTAATCCTCTGTCATAGGACCAAAAATAAAGGCGAGTACAAAGAGTGGTGCCGCAAAATCCAGCTTATTAAGGAAAAAGACAATTATCCCCACGATTAAAGCAAGCCATAGGTCAAAGCTGTTTCCTTTAGAAGCATATACACCGATTAGCGATACAAATAGTATACAAGTCACTAGAACATAGTTAGGGGCAGTTAAAATCCTAGCCATAAGAGAAGTAGAGTATTTACCAATAAAATACATAAAGATACAGGTTGCTAAGAAAGCCCCAAAACATAGCAGCCAACAAATCCATGTTTTCAACAAAAATTCTTGGTCCTGGTTGAAGTCCATGAATAATAAAGGCCCCCATGATAATAGCCATCGTAGCAGAACCAGGTATGCCAATTGCTATAAGTGGTATTAGAGCTCCTCCAACAGCTGCATTATTGGCTGAATCTGAAACTGCTAAGCCCCCCGGATAGCCCTTTCCAAATTTTTCAGGGTGTTTTGAACTGCGTTTTGCATCCATATAAGAAATCCAAGACGCAGCACTTGCACCAAGCCGGGAATAATGCCTACAATAGTTCCAATTAGAGAACCTCTGATCAAATAACTTCGAACAGCAAAAAATTCCTTTAACGAAACAGATGCTTTAAGATTTTTTTTATCTGAAACATAACGTGTGTTTAATTGGGTTGAGATCATATTGAAGACCTCAGTAATTGCAAACATACCAATCAACAAGGCTATAAAATTAAATCCATCAATTAGATTTGCGCTGCCAAAGGTATAGCGTGGAAGACCTGTTAAAAGATCAACTCCAACTGTACTTAGTAGCAAACCTAATAGAAGTGATAGAACGCTTTTAGGCAAATCTTTCGATGCTAAGCTACTAACACATACTAAAGCTAGTATTGTGATTAGAAACATTTCAGGGTCAGAAAATTGAAGAGCTAGAACTGATAATGGCTTGGCAAGAAAAATCAAAAATATACATCCAATAATTCCACCTACCAAAGATGCAGTTAAAGAATAACCTAATGCCTTTCCAGGAAATCCTTGTTTTGCCATAGCATGACCGTCAAATACTGTCACGACAGAAGCTGCAGATCCAGGAATCCCCATAATGATAGCTGAAATCGAATTTCCATATTCTGCTGCTTGATAAACAGCAACTAGCATTAAAATAGCGGCTACTGGAGACATCGTAAACGTAATAGGAATTAGAAGAATTTATTGCGATTGGTGGCCCTAATCCAGGTACAGCCCCGAAGAATAAACCAACAATGACACCAAATATAACAGCAAATAAATTTTCCCAAGTTAACAGCATGGATAAGTCAAAGAAAAAAATTCCATTATACACACCTCTCAATGAAATTAAAAAGAAATCTTTAAAAATAGCTCAAATACAACATATACAAAGATAACTAAGCTTACAGAAATTAAAAGTGTGAACAAAACTTTTTTTCGAGAATGTTTCGCGTTGTTGTAATAGTAAAGTAGTGAGAATACAAAAATTGTTGAAAAAATATAAAATAAACCTATGAACTCCCAAGCTAAAATAAACAGTAGGATAACACCAACGGTTCTTGCTATTATTCTGAAATTAGGGAGTTCAATCTTTTGGTCATGTTTCTGTTTTTTCGTTGTAATAAAACTGACCACGCTAAAAACGACAATAAGAAAACTTAATATTTGAGGAAAGGTCGCTGGTCCTACATACTTTGATAAAGTAGAAGTGAAGCTAAAAGAAAGTACAAAGAACAAAATCCCCAACCCAACAATAAAAAGTAGCGAGATATAAGTTGCTAATTTGTAACTCATGGATATCACCTCAAATTAAAGGAAATTTTGGAACAGGGATTGAAGTCTATATCCCTGTTCTTATAAAACTTATTACTAGTTTTCAAATATTTCGAACATAGCTTTACCATTTTCATAGCTTTCTTTAAAAATAGCTTCAAACTCGGAGCCTTGATTAAAATAATCCTCTTGTCCGGAATTACTCAAATACTCCTGCCATTCTGGATCTTTTATCACCTTAGATACAAGATCATTAAATTGATCAATAACCTCTTGAGGTGTACCCGGTTTTACAGCGAACCCGCGATAATCAAACCCCTCAATATCCAGACCTAATTCTTTAAATGTTGGAACATTAGGAAATAATTCTAAACCTTCATTACCACCGACAGCTAATAGGGTATGTGAGCCTTCCTGAACCAAACTAGCAACAGCCGATACACTAGCTACTGCAACATGGGCATCTCCACTTAGGATAGCTTTATCTGCTAAACCTGGATTGTCATAAGGAATATATTGCCCATCGATTCCAGCCTCCTGAAGTATGGTCATACCAGAAACATGATTATCATTGAATGTGCCGACTGAAACAATCTTCATCTCACCTGGATTCTCAATACCAAATGTCTTAAATTCATCGTAAGTTTTAAACGATTTCTCTAAGGTAAATAAAGCATCTCTTCCAGCGGCAATAGAGGATATAGGCTGAATATCTTCCATTTTATTTGGAATTACACCATGTGCAAATGCATAGGCTTCAGTTTGGCTTATTCCAAGAATGGTATATCCATCTGCATCCCGATTCATCATCTCATTGATGGCAAGTGAACCGGAACCACCTGTTTTATTTTCTATCACGATAGGTTGATCAATATATTTTTCTGCTACTTTTGCAAATGCTCTGTAAAAGATATCTCCTCCTCCACCTGGTGAGTTTGGAAGAATTAAGCTAATTTTTTTAGTTGGATATTCAACATTTTTAGAACCTGAATTTGATTTGTCAGTACCAGATTCTGTTGAGTTTGAACCCGTTTGGGAATTTCCACTACAACCCACAATTAAACTTATAACCAATGAGATGATAAAAAGCTTGAGTACATTTCTTCTAGCCATAAAAAACACCCCTCTTTTTAAATATCAATCACAGAACAACAGAAAACGCTTACATTTAATTCAAACTATCCCCCTATTTACATACATATTTAATGATGAATACACCAAAAAACATTTCGGAAAATTAAGAATATTGTTTCTTTAGTGTTATAAAAATGATACATTGAATTTAACTAATAAGTAAAATATAAAATTTCTTCATTTTACTTAAAAAAATTCTATAATTGAGGTTAATCAATAGATTAGGAGGAGGTAAGGATTGGATAATAAGGATTGGGACATACTGACAACCATTTATCATGAAAAGAATTTATCAAAAGCCTCACAAAAGCTTTACATTTCACAACCTGCTTTAAGCTACAGAATTAACCAGCTAGAAAAACAATTCAAAATCACTATTTTTATTCGTGGAAAAAAGTTTATTAAGTTTACAGCAGAAGGTGAGTATCTTGTCCAATATGCCCAGAAAATGAAGAATAATTATATTAAATTACAAGATCAACTTCATGATATTAATGAAACTATTAGTGGTGAGCTACGCATTAGTGCTTCAAGCAATTTTGCACGTTATAAGTTACCTACTATTTTAAAACGCTTTCACAATCTTCACCCAAATATTAAATTTAAGATTCAGACTGGGCCGACCTCATTCATCTTAGAAAGCATGTTTCATGAATTGAATCACATTTATATTGCAAGCGGTAATGTGGATGAAAAGTATCCAAAAATGTTACTTGAACAAAATAGGATTTGCTTAATTTCAAAAGATCCAATTGAATTAAATGAATTGCCTGATCTTCCAAGAATAAAATTCACTATGGAATCTAGCGCTAAAATTACTGATGAAAATTGGTGGCAGGAAAATTTTAGCCGACCCCCACTCATTTCCATGGAGGTCGATAAGGTAGAAACCTGTAAAGAAATGGTTTTAATGGGACTTGGTTATGGAATTGTTCCAGAGTATCTGATTAACAACGATATGGATAAGGAGCAATTACACACTCTCCCTCTAACACACAAGGACGGCACATATTTGCTAAGAAATGATTGGGCGTATTACTTTGAAAACGATCTTAATTTATCTTTTGTCAATGCTTTCGTTTTATTTTTGAAAGACTACTACTCTATTGATTAAAGATTGACGATAATACGATGGGGAATATTTAGTAGCTGATTTACTGCAAACCCCGCTATCATTGTTTCAACTGCTCCAATCATAATTGATAAAACGAAATATCCACAAATAAAAATCTTTGGATACTTTTTGTTGGGTTTATGGCAATTAATTATTCATTGTCATTTACTCTATTTTTTGATAAAAACGTTTCGTAGCTAACGATTATAAAAATCAATAACCAAGTAGGTATTTGACATTCATATAAATAACGAAGATGGAGAATTACTCCTGAAGAGGTTGAGACAATTAGTCAATTAACAAAACTGCCATTGGATTCACTTAATTTAGATGCAATTGCTGTTGTGACAAATATATATAGGGTAGCTCAAGGGGTAAGAAATAAAATGGAACAAGAAGTTCTGTCTCAATACGGATTATCTTGGACCTCATTTACGATTCTATATGATTTGTGGATTGGTGGCTCTCTTGAAACAAAAAAACTAGCTGAATCAGCAGGAGTTTCAAAAGCAACAATAAGTAATATTACAAACACATTAGAGAAAAAGGATCTTTGTTACTGAAAAGGTGATCACAGAGATCGAAGAAATACCTTTGTTTTACTAACTGATAAGGGAAAGCAAGTCATTGAGGAGTTCTATCCACGATTTCATTCAGGAGAGGTTGATATAGTATCGAGTCTGATGTATCAGAGAAAATCCTGCTTGCTAAGTTATTAAGAAGAGTGATTAGAGAAAATGGATTTTAAAAGTGAATATTCAATAAGTGATGAGAGGAAACCTGAGTAGTAGTTATCTCCTTGTTTGCAGAGAGTCGATGGCTGGTGTGAATCGACACATAGATAGCCACGAATTACATTCCTTGAGCTTTTTTTGTTACAAACGTAGCAAAGAACGGACGAACCGTTAATCGTTGAGTGGAAGAATATTATTTATTCTTCAATAAGGGTGGTAACGCGTGAAAAAGTCAACCACGTCCCTTTTTGGGGATGTGGTTTTTTGTTTACAAAAAATAGGAGGAATCATTATGAGTGAATTAATAACGAATTTAACCCAAGAACAATTACAAGAAGTAAAGAGACAGCTCAGTATTTACTCTCAAGGTGTACAAGAAATTATTCCAACTGAAGAGCTAGAACAGAAAATAGTAAAATCAGTATCTGAAAATCGCCCACTTAAGATAAAACTAGAATTAGATCCTTCAGCACCTTGAAAATGCACGTGCTGAAGCTCAAAAAAATAAAAAGAACAAATTGTCATAAATGTTGGTTCAAATACATCTATTATCGGAATTGGTAATGATGCCAAGATAATTGGGGGAAGTCTTATCTTAAGTAGAGTGGAGAACATTATTATTCGCAACATTGAGTTCGAAGCACCGCGTGAACTCTTTCCACAGTGGGACCCAACAGATGGAACATATGGTGAGTGGAATTCTGAGTATGATAATGTATCGATCACTAATGGAACTGAAAACGTATGGATTGAACATAATACATTTACTGACGGAGAACACACAGACGTGTCATTTGGAGAATATTTTGGCCGTACCTACCAACAGCACGATGGATTGTTAGATGTAACAAACGGTTCAAATTATGTGACTATATCGTATAACAAGTTTGAAGATCATGATAAAGTGATGTTAATAGGATCGAGTGACAGCAAAACGACTGACAGGGAAAAGTTAAAAGTAACAATTCACCATAATTATTTCAAAAATTTAACTCAGCGTATACCCCGAGTACGTTATGGGGAGGTTTACGTTGATAACAACTAATATGAGTTTACAAATAACTCTGACTATAAATTCGATTATGCACTAGGCGTAGGAGTTGAATCGAAAATTTATGCAGAAAACAATTTCTTCAACTTTGAATATGATGTAGATCCTTCTAGTATGATTCACTATTGGAAAAAAGCACATCGATTTATGAAGAAGGTACATTCATTAATGGATCTAGCAAGGCAAACAGGGTAGATCTTGTTTAAAGCCCATAATCAAGGAAATGAAGTACAATTAAATGAAAATGTAGGCTGGAAACCATCCTTGTACACCAAGGTTCACCCAACTCAGGCTGTTCCAGCTCTTGTAAAGGCAAAAGCGGGTGTAGGGAAGTAGATTAATATCCTAAATCCCTAACTCAGAAGACCCGTACAGCTATGCTGACGGGTCTTCTGAGCGCTTATGAGAATATTTATTTAATGGTGTTATATCTCTGTTGTGTTGGAGATACATAAGGATCGTGATGTTTGTTATAATAAAGTCAAGCCAAATATTGGAGGTAATTAAATTGGATAGTAAAATTCAGGCAGAAATAATAAATTTTCTAGTAAAAAAAATTTCTCCAACTTTAATATACATATTTGGTTCGACAGTAAAAGGAACAGCAAATAAGAATAGTGATATTGATATAGCATATCTTTCTGACCAAAAGCTGGATGAATACGAAACCTTTATGTTAGCTCAAGAGCTAGCTAGTAATATAAATATTGATGTAGATTTAATTAGTTTAAGGAAAGCTTCAACTGTATTTCTAAGTCAAGTTGTTAGTACAGGTAAGGTTATTTACTGTTTAAATGATGAAGTTAGAATGAATTTTGAAATGATGACCTTAAAAATGTATGCAAAATTAAATGAAGAACGACAAAGTATTATTGATAAAGTAGAGGAAAGTGGGTCTGTTTTCCATGAAGAATGACGTTGTTTTGAATAAGGTAAGTATAGTTGAACGATGTGTAAAGCGAGTTTGTCAAGAATATGAAAGTAACCCAGAAAATCTAAAAAACTTTACAAAACAAGACTCTATTATACTCAACCTGCAACGTGCATGTGAAGCAAGTATTGATTTGGCAATGCATATAGTTGCTGAAAAGAAACTTGGTTTACCACAAAGCAGTCGAGAAGCTTTTACATTACTGGAAAAGGCAAATATCATTACTCCTTCCCTTGAACAAAGAATGAAAGCAATGGTTGGATTTAGAAATATTGCTGTTCATGATTACCAAGAGATAAACTTAGTTATCTTACAAAAAATTGTAGAAGAACATCTAGTCGATTTTACTGACTATACCAAAACAATATTACGATAATTAAATAACAACTTTATTATATTAATAAAATTACAAATCAGAATATCACGATTTTATTAAAAACGTCTTAAAACTCCTTTATGAAGGGGGAAAGACGTTTTTTTAGTATCTTTGAACCTATGGTAAATGGAGATAATCAAGATCTGTTCGAATATTGGTGTATATGGTTAAATAATTCCATAGTAAACCGCTAGTCCCAGCCTATTTTCCGTATATATAGTTTGAATAACATTAAGAAAGGGTAGTAGTTATCATAGTTTAATTTTGCCTTGCTTGATATGAAGTTTTTCTAAATGTGTCTCTTTAGAATAAACTTTTCAGTCACAATAATAAATTATATTACAATTGAATTATTATGCAGGAAATATGAATGGTTTGATGGGAATGAGCTATAAAAATATAAAATTAAACAAAAAGCACGGAATAATAATAAATTTAGATGTATATTGATAAATGTTTTTATCTATGAAAATTTGCGATATTTTTAAAGCTAGGACATAATTAATATTTGAAAATAGCATATGAGGTGAAAATTTGTGAACAAAGTTAGTTCAGTTTTTTGGTACGCACTTGCGATTTGTGCGGTCCTGGTTGTTTGGGGAGCGGTGGCTCCAGAGCATTTACAGACTTTGACGTCAAATCTAACGTCGTATATATCAGGAGCATTTGGTTGGTACTATTTATTACTTATCATGTTGCTGCTAGCATTCTGTGTTTATTTAATGTTTTCCAGGTTTGGTAAAATCAAATTAGGTAAAGATGACGAGAAACCGGAATTTAGTACACTTAGCTGGTTCGCTATGTTATTTAGTGCAGGAATGGGAATGGGATTGGTTTTTTGGACAACCGCCGAACCAATTTCTCATGCATTTATAAGTCCGCCAAGATTTGAACCAGGTTCTGATGAGGCGATCAAACAATCGCTGCAATATTCCTTTTTTCATTGGGGAGTTCACGCCTGGGCAGTATATGGCGTTGTTGCTTTAGTTTTAGCTTATTTTAAGTTTCGTAAAGGATATCCTGGATTAATAAGTGCAACACTTGTACCTATATTCGGCGAAAAAAGAATGCGTGGTATGCTGGGAAAATTAATCGATACTCTTGCAATATTTGCTACAGTCGTAGGTGTCGCTTCCACTCTTGGTTTCGGTTCAGCGCAAATTAACGGTGGGTTAGCTTATCTATTTGATACGCCAAACAATTATGGGATGCAGTTATTAATTCTTGCCATTTCAACCGTACTGTTTATCTTCTCAGCATGGTCTGGAATTGGAAAAGGGATAAAATATTTGAGTAATATCAATATGGGTCTTGGATTTGCCCTTCTGTTGATCCTGTTTATAGTAGGACCAACATTATATATCTTGAATATGTTTACAACAACACTTGGTGGTTATATTACAAATTTCTTTGATATGAGTTTCCGCCTGTCTCCACTGAATGAAGATGGTCGAACATGGATTGATGGTTGGACAATTTTTTATTGGGCATGGTGGGTTTCTTGGGCACCATTCGTAGGAATCTTTATCGCGCGTGTTTCTAAGGGAAGAACTGTTAAGGAATTTTTATTAGGTGTTCTTATTGTCCCGGCACTCGTTTGCTTTATCTTTTTTGCTGTATTCGGTATATCTGCTTTGAATATCGAGCAAAACGGAATTGATGCTATTTCTCAATATTCTCTTGAAACGACAACATTTGGGGTTCTCCAGCATTACCCACTTGGAGATTTTATGGCATTCTTAACGATCATCGTTATAGCTATCTTTTTTATTACATCAGCCGACTCAGCAACATTCGTTTTAGGTATGTTAAGTACAGGGGGATCCATAAATCCGGCAAATCCGGTTAAGGTTACTTGGGGTCTTGCAATGTCTGCGATGGCAGCGATTATTGTTTACTTTGGCGGCACACAGGGGCTGCAGAATATGCTGATTATTGCTGCTCTTCCGTTTTCCGTCGTTATGATTTTGATGGGTGCTTCCTTTTATAAGGAAGCCCATCGGGAAATTGAAAAAAGAGTAAAAATAAAGGAAAAGAAGAAAAGAGAATCAACGAGTAGTCAAATAATAAGTTAATGTCATTTTAAAACCACCCTCTTAGTATGAACGGCACCCACAAAGCATTCTTTTGGGCCGGTCACAGGGTGGTTTTTATCTTATAGCAAACAGAATTTTTTAGAATTAAATAAAAAAAGCGCTTTATATAAAGCGCTTTATTTTTTGAGCTATTTAGCTATATTACTCAATTCTTCATTTGTAGTGTTATTGTTTTCCTTTCCATAGTTACGGAAGTATTCTTCTAATTGCTCAAGTGATAATCCTTTTGTTTCTGGTAAGAATTTCATAACAAACGTCATGGCGAATATTCCTAATACTACGAATACGAAGAATGTTGTGGATAGCCCAACTGATGCTAAAAGTACAGGGAAAGCTAATCCAATTAAGAAATTTATAATCCATAGACAGAAAACTGT
This Metabacillus endolithicus DNA region includes the following protein-coding sequences:
- a CDS encoding CocE/NonD family hydrolase, with the protein product MGPWTHRVKTGVFPERTYGSHANRDAFITQLHLDWFDRWLKGKDFSNEPEKPVKIFVMGIDSWRDEEDWPLPDTKYKKYYLRSNGKANTANGDGNLSLQPPENEPEDTYRYDPSYPVPTFGGALQHLECRAETEASTVILPAEYSAGPRDQLIVEKRKDVLCYTTNPLEASLEVTGPIQLVLYISSSAVDTDFTGKLVDVYPDGRAEILSEGILRTRYRDSMSDPELMEPNKKYKLVINIGATSNVFRVGHRIRLEVSSSNFPLYDRNSNTGGVIAEESSTDFIVAENKVFHNQEFPSHLILPIIDRE
- a CDS encoding CocE/NonD family hydrolase, producing MKLTIEKDIMVPMRDNVSLATDIYRPDTNEPLPTLIRRLPYNKNSTKYISSPEILKIVQAGYIYVVQDVRGTASSEGEFIPFFQEPEDGEDLINWVRQQPWCNGKIGMIGRSYHGATQLFAAQKQPDGLCVMITEVTPADAFEGLTYRGGALQLAGATGWATRMFNNHVLSRYVKQDKNKIAFDVDSLPLVNTPLAKAWKVYKDWLNHPSYDDYWKTAAIREHYDKVTVPVLHIGGWYDIFLNGTLDNYQGITKRGGSQIVLVKTKD
- a CDS encoding DUF3237 domain-containing protein; this translates as MTIGYEFIMELHAKIGKPYVIGDVPQGYRRVIPIVGGTFKGPELKGDVLPGGADWNLKRPDGTGELYARYTIQEKDGTMISVLNQGAISLTSDIIERQRSGEIIDPSEYYVRTTPSFEVSTDSRLNWLNHSTFIGTKSKHPQGGVLLHFYRIV
- a CDS encoding tripartite tricarboxylate transporter permease, with the translated sequence MYFIGKYSTSLMARILTAPNYVLVTCILFVSLIGVYASKGNSFDLWLALIVGIIVFFLNKLDFAAPLFVLAFIFGPMTEDYFRRSLMLSKGEYNVFYTGPTALILICLILLVFGFSTYRSWKNNSKPTDSSVEKGENIQ
- a CDS encoding tripartite tricarboxylate transporter TctB family protein, encoding MSYKLATYISLLFIVGLGILFFVLSFSFTSTLSKYVGPATFPQILSFLIVVFSVVSFITTKKQKHDQKIELPNFRIIARTVGVILLFILAWEFIGLFYIFSTIFVFSLLYYYNNAKHSRKKVLFTLLISVSLVIFVYVVFELFLKISF
- a CDS encoding tripartite tricarboxylate transporter substrate binding protein, whose product is MARRNVLKLFIISLVISLIVGCSGNSQTGSNSTESGTDKSNSGSKNVEYPTKKISLILPNSPGGGGDIFYRAFAKVAEKYIDQPIVIENKTGGSGSLAINEMMNRDADGYTILGISQTEAYAFAHGVIPNKMEDIQPISSIAAGRDALFTLEKSFKTYDEFKTFGIENPGEMKIVSVGTFNDNHVSGMTILQEAGIDGQYIPYDNPGLADKAILSGDAHVAVASVSAVASLVQEGSHTLLAVGGNEGLELFPNVPTFKELGLDIEGFDYRGFAVKPGTPQEVIDQFNDLVSKVIKDPEWQEYLSNSGQEDYFNQGSEFEAIFKESYENGKAMFEIFEN
- a CDS encoding LysR family transcriptional regulator is translated as MDNKDWDILTTIYHEKNLSKASQKLYISQPALSYRINQLEKQFKITIFIRGKKFIKFTAEGEYLVQYAQKMKNNYIKLQDQLHDINETISGELRISASSNFARYKLPTILKRFHNLHPNIKFKIQTGPTSFILESMFHELNHIYIASGNVDEKYPKMLLEQNRICLISKDPIELNELPDLPRIKFTMESSAKITDENWWQENFSRPPLISMEVDKVETCKEMVLMGLGYGIVPEYLINNDMDKEQLHTLPLTHKDGTYLLRNDWAYYFENDLNLSFVNAFVLFLKDYYSID
- a CDS encoding MarR family transcriptional regulator, which produces MEQEVLSQYGLSWTSFTILYDLWIGGSLETKKLAESAGVSKATISNITNTLEKKDLCY
- a CDS encoding pectate lyase family protein, which encodes MNVGSNTSIIGIGNDAKIIGGSLILSRVENIIIRNIEFEAPRELFPQWDPTDGTYGEWNSEYDNVSITNGTENVWIEHNTFTDGEHTDVSFGEYFGRTYQQHDGLLDVTNGSNYVTISYNKFEDHDKVMLIGSSDSKTTDREKLKVTIHHNYFKNLTQRIPRVRYGEVYVDNN
- the mntA gene encoding type VII toxin-antitoxin system MntA family adenylyltransferase antitoxin, translating into MDSKIQAEIINFLVKKISPTLIYIFGSTVKGTANKNSDIDIAYLSDQKLDEYETFMLAQELASNINIDVDLISLRKASTVFLSQVVSTGKVIYCLNDEVRMNFEMMTLKMYAKLNEERQSIIDKVEESGSVFHEE
- the hepT gene encoding type VII toxin-antitoxin system HepT family RNase toxin — translated: MKNDVVLNKVSIVERCVKRVCQEYESNPENLKNFTKQDSIILNLQRACEASIDLAMHIVAEKKLGLPQSSREAFTLLEKANIITPSLEQRMKAMVGFRNIAVHDYQEINLVILQKIVEEHLVDFTDYTKTILR
- a CDS encoding glycine betaine uptake BCCT transporter, encoding MNKVSSVFWYALAICAVLVVWGAVAPEHLQTLTSNLTSYISGAFGWYYLLLIMLLLAFCVYLMFSRFGKIKLGKDDEKPEFSTLSWFAMLFSAGMGMGLVFWTTAEPISHAFISPPRFEPGSDEAIKQSLQYSFFHWGVHAWAVYGVVALVLAYFKFRKGYPGLISATLVPIFGEKRMRGMLGKLIDTLAIFATVVGVASTLGFGSAQINGGLAYLFDTPNNYGMQLLILAISTVLFIFSAWSGIGKGIKYLSNINMGLGFALLLILFIVGPTLYILNMFTTTLGGYITNFFDMSFRLSPLNEDGRTWIDGWTIFYWAWWVSWAPFVGIFIARVSKGRTVKEFLLGVLIVPALVCFIFFAVFGISALNIEQNGIDAISQYSLETTTFGVLQHYPLGDFMAFLTIIVIAIFFITSADSATFVLGMLSTGGSINPANPVKVTWGLAMSAMAAIIVYFGGTQGLQNMLIIAALPFSVVMILMGASFYKEAHREIEKRVKIKEKKKRESTSSQIIS